A genomic region of Zea mays cultivar B73 chromosome 6, Zm-B73-REFERENCE-NAM-5.0, whole genome shotgun sequence contains the following coding sequences:
- the LOC103629696 gene encoding LOW QUALITY PROTEIN: probable N-acetyltransferase HLS1 (The sequence of the model RefSeq protein was modified relative to this genomic sequence to represent the inferred CDS: inserted 2 bases in 1 codon), whose amino-acid sequence MDGEKKVSFRVREFDMESDLAAVEELERRCQVGLCGDDTAADDGSTGGSKMRKKTKRKKKGMSLCVEQVGDPLARVRHAPEHVMLVAEYGEAAEMVGLIKACVRVVSRGGGKKQKPSSSTKEEPSPPAYVKVACLLGLRVSPSHRRLGIATALVERAEEWCRERGAAHATMATTTSNAASLALFTGRFGYTPFRRPELLGRPVHAHRLPIPSAHRVFQLPPPLAAAAYARLSPPQATEFLPADMPALLAHKLTLGTFVAVESGPPEPDQSAPPSFAVLSVWDSTRSMRLRVRGARALLRASLAALRALDRGAPWMRVPSVPDIFRPFGAYLLYGLRMSGPAGPALLRSLCHHAHNVARNNPACAVVAADVAPDDPAAAAVPRWRRFSCDEDVWCIKNLNNADDEDGWPAPXPSGTVLFVDPREF is encoded by the exons ATGGATGGAGAGAAGAAGGTGTCGTTTAGGGTGAGGGAGTTCGACATGGAGAGCGACCTGGCGGCGGTCGAGGAGCTCGAGCGCCGGTGCCAGGTCGGCCTGTGCGGTGACGACACCGCAGCCGACGACGGCAGTACTGGCGGCAGCAAGATGAGGAAGAAGACAAAGAGAAAGAAGAAGGGCATGTCGCTCTGCGTCGAGCAGGTCGGCGACCCGCTGGCGAGGGTCCGCCACGCGCCGGAGCACGTCATGCTG GTTGCCGAGTACGGCGAGGCGGCGGAGATGGTCGGGCTCATCAAGGCCTGCGTTAGGGTGGTGAGCAGAGGCGGCGGcaagaaacagaaaccttcttcCTCCACGAAGGAGGAGCCGTCGCCGCCGGCGTACGTGAAGGTGGCCTGCCTCCTCGGTCTCAGGGTCTCTCCGTCTCACAG GCGGCTGGGGATCGCGACGGCGCTGGTGGAGCGCGCGGAGGAGTGGTGCCGTGAGCGCGGTGCGGCGCACGCGACGATGGCGACGACCACGTCCAACGCGGCGTCACTGGCGCTGTTCACGGGCCGGTTCGGGTACACACCGTTCCGGCGGCCGGAGTTGCTGGGAAGGCCGGTGCACGCGCACCGCCTGCCCATCCCGAGCGCGCACCGCGTGTTccagctgccgccgccgctggcgGCCGCGGCCTACGCGCGCCTGTCCCCGCCGCAGGCCACGGAGTTCCTCCCCGCCGACATGCCGGCGCTGCTGGCCCACAAGCTCACGCTGGGCACGTTCGTGGCCGTCGAGAGCGGCCCGCCGGAGCCGGACCAGTCCGCGCCCCCGTCCTTCGCCGTGCTCAGCGTCTGGGACTCCACCCGCTCCATGCGCCTCCGCGTGCGCGGCGCGCGCGCGCTGCTCCGCGCGTCGCTCGCCGCGCTCAGGGCGCTCGACCGTGGCGCGCCGTGGATGCGCGTCCCCTCCGTCCCGGACATCTTCCGCCCCTTCGGCGCCTACCTCCTCTACGGCCTCCGCATGTCcggccccgcgggccccgccctgcTCCGCTCCCTCTGCCACCACGCTCACAACGTGGCCCGCAACAACCCGGCCTGCGCCGTCGTCGCCGCCGACGTTGCGCCCGACGACCCGGCCGCCGCTGCCGTTCCGAGGTGGCGCCGCTTCTCCTGCGACGAGGACGTCTGGTGCATCAAGAACCTCAACAATGCCGACGACGAGGATGGCTGGCCGGCGCC GCCGTCCGGAACTGTCCTGTTCGTCGATCCCCGCGAGTTCTGA